Below is a genomic region from Fusobacterium sp. IOR10.
TACTTCGTCAGCTATGATTATTATTTTTGGAGATATGAAATGCTATAAAAATGCAGATAAAATTTACAGTAAAGCTGTTGAAAATGGTTTTATGCCTGAAACTGTAAAAAAAGAATTAATGGATTTATTTATGCCTGCATATAAAAATGCACCGAAGGAAAAAATGAATGATATTGTAAAAATTGATTCAAGTCTTTCAGCCATGCAACTTATGCTAATTGCAAGATCCCATGGATATGATACAAATCCTATAGGTGGATTTGAAGAAGATCAAATAGCAGAAGCCTTTGGACTTGACCCAAAAAGATATGTCCCTG
It encodes:
- a CDS encoding nitroreductase family protein, with amino-acid sequence MKNNDFKDIVFNRHSIKSFHKDVKISHDEILEMIEEATKAPSSVNMQPWRFVVVESEEGKEKLRPLIRFNTNQNDTSSAMIIIFGDMKCYKNADKIYSKAVENGFMPETVKKELMDLFMPAYKNAPKEKMNDIVKIDSSLSAMQLMLIARSHGYDTNPIGGFEEDQIAEAFGLDPKRYVPVIIIAIGKADYTPFESVRLDVEDITFFK